The proteins below come from a single Sander vitreus isolate 19-12246 chromosome 15, sanVit1, whole genome shotgun sequence genomic window:
- the nlk1 gene encoding nemo-like kinase, type 1 has protein sequence MAFHGAGRQTVCGDLFPGSELGHKYFCVNSSCGAPSTGLSATPCLTGPTAPAGTPRHPTALGGSAGGGAAVPQPYSNPASEVPSPAEMEPDRPIGYGAFGVVWSVTDPRDGRKVALKKMPNVFQNLVSCKRVFRELRMLCFFKHDNVLSALDILQPPQIDCFEEIYVITELMQSDLHKVIVSPQPLTTDHIKVFLYQILRGLKYLHSAGILHRDIKPGNLLVNSNCLLKICDFGLARVEEPDPSRHMTQEVVTQYYRAPEVLMGCRHYGSAIDVWSVGCIFAELLGRRILFQAQSPIQQLDLITDLLGTPPLSALASACEGARAHILRGPHKPPSLSVLYMLSDGATHEAVHLLCRMLVFDPAKRISGSDALSHPYLDEGRLRYHTCMCQCCYSVPSGRVYTRDFEPVAERPFSHSYENSLLSVWQGKELIHRFITEHQQGKRVPLCINPQSAAFKTFIRSTAWHSSKVSRKEER, from the exons ATGGCATTTCACGGCGCCGGCCGGCAGACCGTTTGTGGAGACTTGTTTCCGGGCTCTGAGCTGGGCCACAAGTATTTCTGTGTGAACTCGTCCTGCGGAGCCCCCTCCACTGGCCTGAGCGCTACGCCGTGCCTGACCGGACCCACCGCCCCGGCTGGGACGCCACGGCATCCCACGGCGCTCGGAGGCAGCGCCGGCGGGGGGGCAGCCGTGCCTCAGCCCTACAGCAACCCGGCCAGCGAGGTGCCCAGCCCCGCAGAGATGGAGCCCGACCGCCCCATCGGTTACGGTGCATTTGGTGTTGTCTG GTCAGTCACTGATCCGCGTGACGGCCGTAAAGTGGCTCTGAAGAAGATGCCGAACGTCTTCCAGAACCTGGTCTCCTGTAAGAGGGTCTTCAGAGAGCTGCGGATGCTGTGCTTCTTCAAACATGACAAC GTTTTGTCAGCTCTGGACATTTTGCAGCCTCCACAAATCGACTGCTTCGAGGAAAT CTACGTGATAACAGAGCTGATGCAGAGCGACCTCCACAAAGTGATCGTGTCTCCTCAGCCTCTCACCACCGACCACATCAAGGTCTTCCTCTATCAGATCCTCCGAG GTCTGAAGTACCTGCACTCTGCCGGGATCCTGCACAGAGACATCAAACCTGGAAACCTGCTGGTCAACAGCAACTGCCTGCTCAAG ATCTGTGACTTTGGCCTGGCGCGGGTGGAGGAGCCCGACCCGTCCCGTCACATGACCCAGGAGGTGGTGACGCAGTACTACCGCGCGCCGGAGGTGCTCATGGGCTGCCGGCACTACGGCTCGGCCATCGACGTCTGGTCGGTGGGCTGCATCTTCGCAGAGCTGCTGGGACGCCGAATCCTCTTCCAGGCTCAGAGCCCCATCCAGCAG CTGGATCTGATCACAGACCTGCTGGGAACGCCTCCTCTGTCGGCCCTGGCGTCCGCCTGCGAAGGAGCCAGAGCCCACATCCTGAGGGGGCCGCACAAACCG CCCTCGCTGTCGGTGCTCTACATGCTGTCTGACGGAGCCACACACGAGGCGGTGCACCTGCTCTGTCGCATGTTGGTCTTCGACCCG GCTAAACGAATCTCTGGCAGTGACGCCCTGTCCCACCCGTACCTGGATGAAGGACGCCTGCGTTACCACACCTGCATGTGTCAGTGCTGCTACTCGGTCCCCAGCGGGCGAGTTTACACGCGGGACTTTGAGCCGGTTGCAGAGCGGCCGTTCAGCCACAGCTACGAGAACAGCCTGCTGTCGGTGTGGCAGGGAAAAG AGTTAATCCATCGCTTCATCACGGAGCACCAGCAGGGCAAACGAGTGCCGCTGTGCATCAACCCTCAGAGTGCTGCCTTCAAGACCTTCATCAG GTCCACTGCATGGCACTCCTCCAAGGTGTCCAGGAAGGAGGAGAGATGA